The following are from one region of the Candidatus Woesearchaeota archaeon genome:
- the gatD gene encoding Glu-tRNA(Gln) amidotransferase subunit GatD, producing MSTHSQPAPGSRVKIQINKKGALKDIEGILMPTDDDAHTFVKLDSGYNLGVENKSIVKIQTISALSSKPTTAHHIPLAKNLPTITLLHTGGTIASKVDYESGGVTAKYSAHDLLQLVPELATIANIKTELVANIMSEDMNFSDYHKIIAGIKKHAADCDGIIIGHGTDTLGYTAAALAFALETISIPVILVGSQRSSDRGSTDAAANLICAAQFITQTNFAGVAICMHHTSSDDVCAILPPTKTRKMHTSRRDAFQPINAAPIALVHYPTGKVDILATDYARKSAGTLMVQEKFSPNIGLLKVHPSIKPELVEFFAKNYAGIVIEGTGLGHAPTNTPENLKNYETLKKYIKQGGIVAITSQCLYGRVHPSVYTNLRRLAEIGCIFCEDMLPETAYIKLAWLLGNYSADEAKIHLAKNMRGEITERSEYEEEFLKMKQ from the coding sequence ATGTCCACCCACTCCCAACCAGCCCCCGGCTCCCGCGTGAAAATTCAGATAAACAAAAAAGGCGCATTGAAAGACATTGAAGGGATTCTGATGCCAACTGACGATGACGCGCACACCTTTGTCAAGCTCGACAGCGGCTATAATCTGGGCGTTGAAAATAAATCGATTGTGAAGATACAAACAATAAGCGCGCTTTCTTCAAAACCAACAACCGCCCACCACATACCACTCGCAAAAAATCTCCCCACCATCACTCTCCTTCACACCGGCGGCACCATTGCGTCAAAGGTTGATTACGAATCTGGCGGCGTTACGGCAAAATATTCTGCCCACGACCTTCTTCAGCTGGTGCCCGAGCTTGCCACCATTGCAAACATCAAAACTGAGCTGGTTGCGAACATCATGTCTGAAGACATGAATTTTTCTGATTACCACAAAATTATCGCAGGAATAAAAAAACATGCAGCCGACTGCGACGGCATCATCATCGGCCATGGCACCGACACGCTGGGCTACACGGCCGCTGCACTGGCATTTGCGCTCGAAACAATTAGTATTCCGGTTATTCTCGTCGGTTCGCAGCGCTCATCCGACCGCGGCAGCACCGATGCAGCGGCAAATCTTATCTGCGCAGCACAGTTCATCACCCAGACCAATTTTGCCGGCGTCGCGATATGCATGCACCACACCAGCAGTGATGATGTGTGCGCGATTCTCCCGCCGACAAAAACAAGAAAGATGCATACCAGCAGGCGTGACGCGTTCCAGCCGATCAACGCAGCACCAATTGCACTCGTTCACTATCCGACAGGAAAAGTTGATATTCTTGCCACTGACTATGCGCGGAAATCAGCCGGCACGCTCATGGTGCAAGAAAAGTTCTCGCCAAACATCGGGCTCCTGAAAGTGCATCCATCCATCAAGCCCGAGCTCGTTGAATTTTTTGCAAAAAACTATGCAGGCATTGTCATCGAAGGCACTGGGTTGGGCCATGCGCCAACCAACACGCCAGAAAATCTCAAGAATTATGAAACGCTCAAAAAGTACATCAAACAAGGAGGTATCGTTGCAATAACGTCCCAATGCCTCTACGGCCGAGTCCATCCCTCTGTGTACACCAACCTGCGAAGGTTGGCAGAAATCGGTTGTATTTTCTGCGAAGATATGCTGCCGGAAACAGCGTACATAAAACTCGCCTGGCTCCTCGGCAATTATTCAGCCGACGAGGCAAAAATACACCTCGCCAAAAACATGCGCGGTGAAATCACCGAACGCAGCGAATATGAAGAAGAATTTCTCAAGATGAAGCAATGA